Proteins from a genomic interval of Kribbella aluminosa:
- a CDS encoding dihydrofolate reductase family protein yields the protein MSQVRIHNFAISLDGFGTGAGQSRETPFGHAGERLHEWFVGTRYFRSKDGLPGGTQGVDNAFAEQHEPGIGAEIMGANKFGPPGWQDDAGWTGWWGPNPPYHSPVFVLTHRPRPSVEMDGGTTFHFVDATPEEVLAQARAAAGDTDVRLGGGATVIREFLAAGLVDYMHLAVVPIVLGRGVRLWDEQESLEQTFDIQAVSSPSGVTHLSFTRK from the coding sequence ATGTCACAGGTCCGGATTCACAACTTCGCGATCTCCCTGGACGGGTTCGGCACCGGTGCGGGCCAGTCCAGGGAGACGCCGTTCGGTCACGCCGGCGAACGGCTGCACGAGTGGTTCGTCGGCACCAGGTACTTCCGTTCGAAGGACGGCCTGCCCGGCGGTACCCAGGGCGTCGACAACGCGTTCGCCGAGCAGCACGAACCCGGTATCGGCGCCGAGATCATGGGCGCGAACAAGTTCGGCCCGCCCGGCTGGCAGGACGATGCCGGCTGGACGGGGTGGTGGGGTCCGAACCCGCCGTACCACAGCCCGGTGTTCGTACTCACCCACCGCCCGCGCCCGTCGGTCGAAATGGACGGCGGTACGACGTTCCACTTCGTCGACGCGACGCCGGAAGAGGTGCTGGCGCAGGCCCGGGCGGCGGCCGGTGACACCGACGTACGGCTGGGTGGTGGGGCGACGGTGATCCGCGAGTTCCTGGCCGCGGGTCTGGTCGACTACATGCACTTGGCCGTGGTCCCGATCGTGCTCGGCCGCGGGGTCCGGCTGTGGGACGAGCAGGAGTCGCTCGAGCAGACCTTCGACATCCAGGCGGTGTCCTCGCCGAGCGGCGTGACCCACCTGAGCTTCACCCGGAAGTGA
- a CDS encoding alpha/beta fold hydrolase, producing the protein MMIRRFVVAAGVSFALVAGAMTSLPAATAVPVQAKPSSYTPPPIQWGTCASAGLARRGAQCGYVEVPLDYSRPDGTKIQLAVSRIKHKTPDAQAQGPMLVNPGGPGGSGLTLAVLGEFVPNHGGDPYDWIGFDPRGVGSSVPSLHCIADYAGYNRPFYIPVTRQVEHVWIQRSKAYAQACDSAQHALLGHLTTVDSVRDMESIRKALGAPQINYYGFSYGTYLGQVYGTLYPDRLRRAVFDGVVNATRVWYQANLDQDVAFNKSVKVFFAYVAAHDSTWHLGTTEAAVEKQYYKQLLKLAGHPADGKIGPDEWTDIFTQAAYYVYGWVDVAGAFAAWVHDANAAPLVALYGGPPFDDNLLAVYLGVSCTDAKWPTNWNTWRRDNWNYFAKAPFLTWANAWFNAPCAFWPAKAGNPVKVDGSRVKSLLMINETLDAATPYSGALQTRKTFPHSALIEGVGGTTHAGSLSGVACTDDRIAAYLLTGALPARVSGNRSDVQCAPVPAPQPAAALSPAAKAASSLAAERHALTQLDPR; encoded by the coding sequence ATGATGATCCGTCGATTCGTTGTTGCCGCAGGGGTTTCGTTCGCACTGGTTGCCGGAGCGATGACGTCGCTTCCGGCGGCGACCGCCGTACCGGTCCAGGCGAAACCGTCGAGCTACACACCACCGCCGATCCAGTGGGGTACGTGCGCGAGCGCGGGACTGGCCAGGCGTGGTGCGCAATGTGGGTACGTCGAAGTACCGCTGGACTACAGCCGTCCGGACGGGACGAAGATCCAGCTGGCGGTGTCGCGCATCAAGCACAAGACACCCGACGCGCAGGCCCAGGGACCGATGCTGGTGAACCCGGGCGGACCAGGTGGTTCCGGTCTGACGCTCGCGGTGCTGGGCGAGTTCGTCCCGAACCACGGCGGCGATCCGTACGACTGGATCGGCTTCGATCCGCGCGGCGTCGGGTCGAGCGTGCCGTCGCTGCACTGCATCGCGGACTACGCGGGGTACAACCGCCCGTTCTACATTCCGGTGACGCGCCAGGTCGAGCACGTGTGGATCCAGCGCTCCAAGGCGTACGCCCAGGCCTGTGACAGCGCCCAGCACGCGCTGCTCGGTCACCTGACCACGGTGGACTCAGTGCGTGACATGGAGAGCATCCGCAAGGCGCTCGGCGCACCGCAGATCAACTACTACGGCTTCTCGTACGGCACGTACCTCGGCCAGGTCTACGGCACGCTGTACCCGGACCGCCTGCGCCGAGCAGTGTTCGACGGCGTCGTGAACGCGACCCGCGTCTGGTACCAGGCGAACCTCGACCAGGACGTGGCGTTCAACAAGAGCGTGAAGGTCTTCTTCGCGTACGTCGCCGCGCACGACTCCACCTGGCACCTCGGCACCACCGAGGCCGCGGTCGAGAAGCAGTACTACAAGCAACTGCTGAAACTCGCCGGGCATCCCGCCGACGGCAAGATCGGCCCCGACGAGTGGACCGACATCTTCACGCAGGCGGCGTACTACGTGTACGGCTGGGTCGACGTCGCGGGCGCGTTCGCGGCCTGGGTCCACGACGCCAACGCCGCGCCGCTGGTCGCCCTGTACGGCGGCCCGCCGTTCGACGACAACCTGCTCGCCGTGTACCTCGGCGTGTCCTGCACCGACGCGAAGTGGCCGACCAACTGGAACACCTGGCGCCGCGACAACTGGAACTACTTCGCGAAGGCGCCGTTCCTCACCTGGGCGAACGCGTGGTTCAACGCACCGTGCGCGTTCTGGCCGGCGAAGGCCGGGAACCCGGTGAAGGTCGACGGCAGCCGGGTCAAGAGTCTGCTGATGATCAACGAGACCCTCGACGCGGCCACGCCGTACTCGGGCGCACTACAGACCCGGAAGACGTTCCCGCACTCGGCCCTGATCGAAGGCGTCGGCGGCACCACGCATGCAGGTTCGCTGTCCGGGGTCGCATGCACCGACGACCGGATCGCGGCGTACCTCCTGACCGGTGCGCTACCGGCACGGGTGTCGGGTAACCGGTCCGATGTGCAGTGCGCACCAGTACCCGCGCCCCAGCCCGCCGCCGCCCTGAGTCCGGCCGCCAAAGCCGCCTCGAGTCTGGCGGCTGAGCGTCACGCGCTCACCCAGTTAGATCCACGGTAG
- a CDS encoding peptidoglycan recognition protein family protein, whose translation MTAPENIQRARVARRTLLGASAGGVLLGGLAAATLPTAAHAAPAPRCYTRTEWSARPPKSATQVIAKPDHIVIHHTASPNVTDYSLAAAYKVQHWIQDLHMDTNGWIDIGNQLTISRGGFLMEGRSKSLSAINNGQNVLGAQTANQNSHTIGIEHEGIYVTENVTVALFDMSVLTCAWLCTKYGLDPHAAIVGHRDYNTTECPGDVFYARLPELRDRVAAVI comes from the coding sequence ATGACCGCCCCAGAAAATATCCAACGTGCCCGGGTCGCCCGGCGTACCCTGCTCGGCGCGAGCGCCGGCGGCGTACTGCTCGGTGGACTCGCAGCTGCGACACTGCCCACAGCAGCCCACGCGGCTCCCGCGCCGCGCTGCTACACGCGCACCGAGTGGTCGGCGCGCCCGCCCAAGTCCGCCACCCAGGTGATCGCGAAACCCGACCACATCGTCATCCACCACACCGCGAGCCCGAACGTCACCGACTACTCGCTGGCCGCGGCGTACAAGGTGCAGCACTGGATCCAGGACCTGCACATGGACACCAACGGCTGGATCGACATCGGCAACCAGCTCACGATCAGCCGCGGCGGGTTCCTGATGGAGGGCCGGAGCAAGTCGTTGTCGGCGATCAACAACGGGCAGAACGTGCTCGGCGCCCAGACCGCGAACCAGAACAGCCACACGATCGGCATCGAGCACGAGGGCATCTACGTCACCGAGAACGTGACGGTCGCGCTGTTCGACATGTCGGTGCTGACGTGCGCCTGGCTGTGCACGAAGTACGGCCTCGACCCGCATGCCGCGATCGTCGGGCACCGCGACTACAACACCACCGAGTGCCCGGGCGACGTCTTCTATGCGCGCCTCCCGGAACTGCGGGATCGCGTGGCCGCGGTCATTTGA
- the panB gene encoding 3-methyl-2-oxobutanoate hydroxymethyltransferase produces MVDNYLSAGTPGEDDGSPSPYGTGPKNQAADDNRRSDYDNDRWRDRGPVLDPSPSLPNAPRTYERGPVPQQPYVPKPPYLPTAPPPPGQQPYYEAAREEQNPFRPQQPPAQGRPSPFGPGASNTTPQRPAAPSPFAPQNNGQSSNGPGSNGPGSNGTSSNGLPPQQPPRPPQRLQPPAPRPQDNPERRHEPGPGPEPIWGQSSAPRPPQPWENRNPGQPYDNRAQEPVQGAGQTEDAFSTRWPLDRPDTPDQTQPNEPRRPEPHDPARAYGTGRSQEAARAAHPQDTHQNGAPAQNTRSPYDGPQQTDAHPQNGLTARDARPTDDPRRTYDEAQQADAHPQNGLVARDAQPADDPRRTYDRPQQADATHRQNGVPPRDTDPADDPRRTYDGSRPADAAHEQNGLPARDAHPADGSRRMYDGPQQADSSRPQNGLTGREASPADEPRRADEPRRADDGSGARAQNVQQSRDPRPAENTRRGYGDVQPGAGYGQNGLQKHDEDLAEDTQPQEIRLRGEVTPRESGRGSGDNGYLTDPSAEYEINAPVSDAVASSGTQPQANTSGEQQATASTGPSTSAGPAGSAASAGSAGSAASGGSGGSAGSGGSAGLVAAGGAVGARRRAGVQQDAPSQVSAEQVTSHRAGRRAYQAATDGPPADNSVPAAPTDAEVSPYGGPAKPATGNSKRPRRYRVHHLRDFKSRGEKWAMLTAYDQYTAEIFDQAGIPVLLVGDSAANNVYGYSSTLPVTVDELIPLARAVANAAEHALVVADLPFGSYQASPEQAFHTAVRFMKEAGVHAVKLEGGRTVVPMVEKLTQSGIPVMAHIGFTPQSEHSIGGYRVQGRGDQAAGLIDDAVALAAAGAFSVVLEMVPGDVAGEITKRVPIPTIGIGAGRDTDAQVLVWQDMAGLRAGTMPRFVKQYADLRGILTNAATTYAAEVANGAFPGDEHTF; encoded by the coding sequence ATGGTTGACAACTACCTGTCGGCCGGTACCCCGGGTGAGGACGACGGGTCGCCCTCACCGTACGGGACCGGACCGAAGAACCAGGCAGCCGACGACAACCGCCGCTCGGACTACGACAACGACAGGTGGCGGGACCGCGGTCCCGTCCTCGACCCGTCGCCGTCGCTGCCGAACGCACCCCGGACGTACGAACGCGGGCCGGTTCCGCAGCAGCCGTACGTCCCGAAACCGCCGTACCTGCCGACCGCTCCGCCGCCGCCCGGGCAGCAGCCGTACTACGAGGCAGCGCGCGAGGAGCAGAACCCGTTCCGTCCGCAGCAGCCGCCCGCGCAGGGGCGGCCGAGTCCGTTCGGTCCGGGGGCCAGCAACACGACGCCGCAGCGTCCGGCGGCTCCTAGTCCGTTCGCACCGCAGAACAACGGGCAGAGCAGTAACGGGCCCGGCAGTAATGGTCCCGGCAGCAACGGGACTAGCAGTAACGGGCTGCCTCCGCAGCAGCCGCCACGTCCTCCGCAGCGCTTGCAGCCGCCGGCTCCGCGCCCGCAGGACAACCCCGAGCGCCGCCACGAACCAGGCCCGGGTCCGGAACCCATCTGGGGCCAGTCGTCCGCCCCGCGCCCACCCCAGCCGTGGGAGAACCGCAATCCCGGACAGCCGTACGACAACCGTGCGCAAGAACCGGTCCAAGGGGCAGGGCAGACCGAGGACGCGTTCAGCACCCGTTGGCCCCTCGACCGCCCGGACACGCCCGACCAGACCCAACCGAACGAGCCCCGGCGCCCCGAGCCTCACGACCCAGCACGCGCCTACGGCACCGGCCGCTCCCAAGAGGCAGCACGAGCAGCCCACCCCCAAGACACCCACCAGAACGGCGCCCCCGCACAGAACACCCGCAGCCCGTACGACGGCCCGCAGCAGACCGACGCCCACCCACAGAACGGTCTCACGGCACGCGACGCCCGCCCCACGGACGACCCACGCCGCACGTACGACGAGGCACAGCAGGCGGACGCCCACCCACAGAACGGTTTGGTGGCACGCGACGCCCAGCCCGCGGACGACCCGCGCCGCACGTACGACCGGCCGCAGCAAGCGGACGCCACCCACAGGCAGAACGGCGTACCGCCACGCGACACCGATCCCGCGGACGACCCGCGCCGCACGTACGACGGGTCGCGGCCGGCGGACGCCGCCCACGAACAGAACGGCCTTCCGGCGCGTGACGCCCACCCCGCGGACGGCTCGCGCCGCATGTACGACGGGCCGCAGCAAGCGGACTCCTCCCGGCCACAGAACGGTTTGACGGGACGCGAGGCCAGCCCCGCGGATGAGCCGCGTCGGGCGGATGAGCCGCGCCGGGCGGACGACGGGAGCGGCGCTCGCGCGCAGAACGTACAGCAGTCACGTGACCCCCGGCCTGCGGAGAACACTCGCCGGGGGTACGGCGACGTACAGCCGGGTGCCGGGTATGGGCAGAACGGGTTGCAGAAGCACGACGAGGATCTGGCTGAAGACACGCAGCCGCAGGAGATCCGGCTTCGGGGTGAGGTGACGCCTCGGGAGTCGGGGCGGGGCTCGGGAGACAACGGATATCTGACGGATCCGAGTGCGGAGTACGAGATCAACGCGCCGGTGAGCGACGCAGTTGCTTCGTCCGGTACGCAGCCGCAGGCGAATACGTCCGGCGAGCAGCAGGCGACTGCGTCGACTGGACCGAGTACGTCGGCCGGGCCGGCCGGGTCGGCTGCGTCGGCCGGGTCAGCTGGATCGGCTGCATCGGGCGGATCGGGCGGGTCGGCTGGATCGGGTGGGTCGGCTGGATTGGTTGCAGCGGGTGGGGCGGTTGGGGCGCGGCGGCGGGCTGGGGTGCAGCAGGATGCGCCTAGTCAGGTGTCGGCGGAACAGGTCACCTCCCACCGGGCTGGACGGCGCGCGTACCAGGCAGCTACCGACGGACCGCCGGCCGACAACAGCGTGCCCGCGGCGCCCACGGATGCTGAGGTTTCGCCGTACGGCGGGCCCGCGAAGCCGGCCACGGGTAACAGCAAACGGCCAAGGCGGTACCGCGTGCACCATCTGCGCGACTTCAAGAGCCGTGGTGAGAAATGGGCGATGCTCACCGCCTACGACCAGTACACCGCCGAGATCTTCGACCAAGCAGGCATTCCGGTGCTGCTCGTCGGCGACTCCGCCGCGAACAACGTCTACGGCTACAGCTCCACCCTTCCCGTCACTGTCGACGAACTCATCCCACTCGCCCGGGCAGTGGCCAACGCCGCCGAGCACGCGCTCGTGGTCGCCGACCTTCCGTTCGGTTCGTACCAGGCGTCACCCGAGCAGGCCTTCCACACCGCCGTACGCTTCATGAAGGAAGCCGGCGTCCACGCGGTGAAGCTCGAAGGCGGGCGGACCGTCGTACCGATGGTGGAGAAGCTCACCCAGTCCGGCATCCCGGTGATGGCGCATATCGGGTTCACGCCGCAGAGCGAGCACAGCATCGGCGGCTATCGCGTGCAGGGGCGCGGCGATCAGGCGGCCGGCCTCATCGACGACGCGGTCGCGCTGGCCGCGGCGGGTGCGTTCTCGGTGGTGCTCGAGATGGTGCCTGGTGATGTCGCGGGCGAGATCACCAAGCGGGTGCCGATCCCGACGATCGGCATCGGCGCGGGCCGCGACACCGACGCGCAGGTGCTGGTCTGGCAGGACATGGCCGGGCTGCGCGCGGGCACGATGCCGCGGTTCGTCAAGCAGTACGCCGACCTGCGCGGCATCCTCACGAACGCGGCCACGACGTACGCCGCCGAGGTCGCGAACGGCGCGTTCCCGGGAGACGAGCACACCTTCTAA
- a CDS encoding NAD+ synthase codes for MPQLRVALAQIDVTVGDIDGNTDKIVAWTRNAVEQGAHAVAFPELALTGYPVEDLALRASFVDASQARIKSLARRLADEGLGDIVVICGYLDRAGGTAMGIDRLGRPKGSPTNSAAVIHQGNVITSAVKHHLPNYGVFDEFRHFVPGNTLQVVRVHGVDVALVICEDLWQDGGPVAATREAGAGLLLVVNSSPYEANKDDVRGDLVRRRAREAGCALAYVNLVGGQDELVFDGDSLVADADGTIIARAPQFEQGSMIVDLELPAASGTPSGTHQGIEIVHTVLQSDELPPYEAMTPSIAPRLSDEAEMYGAIVTGLRDYVQKNGFKSVLLGLSGGIDSSLVAAIACDAIGPEHVIGISNPSVYSSDHSKDDAAELAARTGLNYRVIPIQPMVQPFLDTLGLTGLAEENLQARVRAVIWMGLSNSDGHLVLACGNKSELSVGYSTIYGDAVGGYAPLKDLPKTLVWRLAKWRNEDAKARGQQPPIPENSIAKPPSAELRPGQQDTDSLPPYDLLDDILDDYVEQDRGSAELVAAGFDTELVTRVIQLVDRAEYKRRQYPPGPKLTHKAFGRDRRVPITNAWREDARKAAEH; via the coding sequence GTGCCTCAGCTTCGGGTTGCTCTTGCTCAGATCGATGTGACCGTGGGTGACATCGACGGGAACACCGACAAGATCGTCGCGTGGACCCGGAACGCGGTCGAGCAAGGTGCGCATGCCGTCGCGTTTCCCGAGCTCGCGCTGACCGGCTATCCGGTGGAGGACCTGGCACTGCGGGCGTCGTTCGTGGACGCGTCCCAGGCGCGGATCAAGAGCCTCGCGCGACGACTCGCCGACGAGGGCCTCGGCGACATCGTGGTGATCTGCGGATACCTCGACCGGGCCGGCGGTACGGCGATGGGCATCGACCGGCTCGGCCGGCCGAAGGGCTCGCCGACCAACTCGGCCGCGGTCATCCACCAGGGCAATGTGATCACCAGCGCGGTCAAGCACCACCTCCCGAACTACGGCGTCTTCGACGAGTTCCGGCACTTCGTCCCCGGCAACACGCTGCAGGTCGTCCGCGTGCACGGCGTCGACGTCGCACTCGTCATCTGCGAGGACCTCTGGCAGGACGGCGGCCCGGTCGCCGCCACCCGGGAAGCCGGCGCGGGCCTGCTGCTAGTCGTCAACAGTTCGCCGTACGAGGCCAACAAGGACGACGTTCGCGGCGACCTGGTCCGCCGCCGCGCCCGCGAGGCCGGGTGCGCGCTCGCGTACGTGAACCTCGTCGGCGGGCAGGACGAGCTGGTCTTCGACGGCGACTCGCTGGTCGCGGACGCCGACGGCACGATCATCGCCCGCGCCCCGCAGTTCGAGCAGGGCAGCATGATCGTCGACCTCGAGCTCCCGGCCGCCTCCGGTACGCCGTCCGGTACCCACCAGGGCATCGAGATCGTGCACACCGTGCTGCAGTCCGACGAGCTCCCGCCGTACGAGGCGATGACCCCGAGCATCGCGCCGCGGCTGTCCGACGAGGCCGAGATGTACGGCGCGATCGTCACCGGACTCCGCGACTACGTGCAGAAGAACGGGTTCAAGTCCGTGCTGCTCGGGCTGTCCGGCGGCATCGACTCCTCGCTGGTCGCCGCGATCGCCTGCGACGCGATCGGGCCCGAGCACGTGATCGGTATCTCCAACCCGAGCGTGTACTCCAGCGACCACTCCAAGGACGACGCCGCCGAGCTCGCCGCCCGCACCGGCCTGAACTACCGGGTGATCCCGATCCAGCCGATGGTGCAGCCGTTCCTCGACACGCTCGGGCTGACCGGGCTCGCCGAGGAGAACCTGCAGGCCCGGGTCCGCGCGGTGATCTGGATGGGCCTGTCGAACTCCGACGGCCACCTGGTACTTGCCTGCGGCAACAAGTCGGAGCTGTCCGTCGGGTACTCGACGATCTACGGCGACGCGGTCGGCGGGTACGCGCCGCTGAAGGACCTGCCGAAGACGCTGGTCTGGCGGCTGGCGAAGTGGCGCAACGAGGACGCGAAGGCGCGCGGGCAGCAGCCGCCGATCCCGGAGAACTCGATCGCGAAGCCGCCGTCCGCGGAGCTCCGCCCGGGACAGCAGGACACCGACTCGCTGCCGCCGTACGACCTGCTCGACGACATCCTGGACGACTACGTCGAGCAGGACCGCGGCAGCGCGGAACTCGTCGCCGCCGGGTTCGACACCGAACTGGTCACGAGGGTCATCCAGCTCGTCGACCGAGCCGAGTACAAGCGCCGGCAGTACCCACCAGGCCCGAAGCTCACGCACAAGGCCTTCGGACGGGACCGCCGGGTGCCGATCACCAATGCATGGCGTGAGGACGCACGGAAGGCAGCCGAGCACTGA
- a CDS encoding DUF418 domain-containing protein: MDTQGGPTGLRERALGPDLARGFMLLFIALANSHYFVVGAAYFGGFPTGGSPLDRILGTLISTLVDGRAFPMFGVLFGYGVAQIVRRQRAGPDQFGGADERGIRRLLWRRSLVLVVLGFAHAMLLYIGDILAAYGVLLFLGVWALRWKDRWLFAVAAFVLILTALPSDDTLAASAEGPDPSMLPAGFLGQLAERITVQPFIAGLAWIGFVTPFLIGLWAGRRRILERPAEHLTLLRTTALLGLTIAVAGALPMSLVVGGVLTRPSDHALTILGPLHDAAGVFGGLGYAALLVLVAHRVGERPITRAIAAVGQRSLTCYLFQSVVWAVVFTPYLLDLSNTLTTTTTAILAVATWCATVLLADRMRRANYRGPFEVLIRRVTYRSPARFTSG; this comes from the coding sequence ATGGACACCCAGGGCGGCCCGACCGGACTCCGTGAGCGCGCCCTCGGCCCGGACCTCGCGCGCGGCTTCATGCTGCTGTTCATCGCGCTGGCGAACTCGCACTACTTCGTCGTCGGCGCCGCCTACTTCGGCGGGTTCCCGACCGGCGGATCGCCGCTCGACCGGATCCTCGGCACGCTGATCTCGACCCTCGTCGACGGCCGCGCGTTCCCGATGTTCGGCGTCCTCTTCGGGTACGGCGTGGCCCAGATCGTCCGCCGCCAACGCGCCGGGCCGGACCAGTTTGGCGGTGCCGACGAGCGCGGCATCCGCAGGCTGCTCTGGCGCCGCAGCCTCGTCCTGGTCGTGCTCGGTTTCGCGCACGCGATGCTGCTGTACATCGGCGACATCCTCGCGGCGTACGGCGTGCTGCTGTTCCTCGGCGTCTGGGCCTTGCGCTGGAAGGATCGCTGGCTGTTCGCCGTCGCCGCGTTCGTCCTGATCCTCACGGCGCTCCCGAGCGACGACACGCTCGCCGCGTCCGCCGAAGGACCCGACCCGTCGATGCTGCCGGCCGGCTTCCTCGGCCAGCTCGCGGAGCGGATCACTGTGCAGCCGTTCATCGCCGGCCTTGCCTGGATCGGATTCGTCACGCCGTTCCTGATCGGTCTGTGGGCCGGGCGCCGCCGGATCCTCGAACGTCCCGCCGAGCACCTGACCCTGCTCCGGACAACGGCCCTGCTCGGCCTCACGATCGCGGTCGCGGGCGCCCTGCCGATGTCGCTCGTCGTCGGCGGCGTACTGACCCGGCCGAGCGACCACGCCCTGACGATCCTCGGTCCGTTGCACGACGCAGCCGGTGTGTTCGGCGGCCTCGGGTACGCCGCGTTGCTGGTGCTGGTCGCGCACCGGGTCGGGGAGCGACCGATCACCCGGGCGATCGCCGCGGTCGGACAACGATCGCTGACGTGCTACCTGTTCCAGTCCGTCGTCTGGGCCGTCGTGTTCACGCCGTACCTGCTCGATCTCTCGAACACACTCACCACGACCACGACAGCGATCCTCGCCGTCGCGACCTGGTGCGCGACCGTACTGCTCGCCGACCGGATGCGGCGCGCGAACTACCGCGGTCCGTTCGAAGTGCTGATCCGGCGCGTCACCTATCGGAGCCCTGCGCGGTTCACTTCCGGGTGA
- a CDS encoding aldo/keto reductase — translation MATIGLGLAALGRPGYINLGHDEDLPPRRAVEDLRARTHALLEQAWQAGVRYFDAARSYGLAEEFLGTWLTAERRTHLTIGSKWGYTYVADWRHDADTHEVKDHSLATFERQWPETLQALGSPPDFYLVHSLTADSPALEDKRLLDRLRELADSGVRVGLSTSGPRQAETLRKAMTSGTPFSAVQATWNVLETSAGAALAEAHDAGWFVVVKEAVANGRLTARAGETPFNEFAHQHGVTPDALAIGAAVAQPWADIVLSGATTAEQLASNLAYHVDGPLLEFVQQPEEYWTERSALPWI, via the coding sequence ATGGCAACGATTGGTCTAGGGCTTGCGGCGCTGGGGCGTCCTGGGTACATCAACCTCGGGCACGACGAGGACCTGCCGCCGCGGCGTGCGGTCGAGGACCTGCGCGCGCGGACGCACGCGCTGCTCGAGCAGGCGTGGCAAGCAGGTGTTCGGTACTTCGACGCCGCCCGTTCGTACGGTCTTGCCGAAGAGTTTCTCGGCACCTGGCTGACAGCGGAACGCCGTACCCACCTGACCATCGGCTCGAAGTGGGGTTACACGTACGTCGCCGACTGGCGGCACGACGCGGACACCCACGAGGTGAAGGACCACAGCCTCGCTACCTTCGAACGGCAATGGCCCGAGACGTTGCAGGCCCTCGGCAGTCCGCCCGACTTCTACCTCGTGCACAGTCTGACGGCCGACAGTCCGGCGCTCGAGGACAAACGCTTGCTGGATCGGCTGCGTGAACTCGCGGACTCCGGCGTACGCGTCGGCCTGTCCACGAGCGGCCCGCGCCAGGCCGAGACACTGCGCAAGGCGATGACCTCCGGTACGCCGTTCTCCGCAGTACAGGCGACGTGGAACGTACTGGAGACCTCGGCCGGTGCAGCACTGGCCGAAGCGCACGACGCCGGCTGGTTCGTCGTCGTCAAGGAGGCCGTCGCGAACGGCCGCCTGACGGCACGTGCCGGCGAGACGCCGTTCAACGAGTTCGCGCACCAGCACGGCGTCACGCCGGACGCGCTGGCGATCGGCGCCGCGGTGGCCCAACCCTGGGCGGACATCGTCCTCAGTGGAGCCACCACGGCCGAACAACTTGCCAGCAATCTCGCGTACCACGTCGACGGTCCGCTCCTCGAGTTCGTACAGCAACCCGAGGAGTACTGGACCGAACGATCAGCCCTACCGTGGATCTAA
- a CDS encoding GNAT family N-acetyltransferase — MHDEALTRWQRGWSAARGWNDAQRVDDVAVVRVGEPQRRVEYVATEPNATAAAHLALIDCNPPGTSWLKIATAEPERVVGELRPLEYVRTEWLMTISLPDQALHPVPAPYAVEVTGGPSLIDVRIYGYGELAAGGRMSILHTGAVADMIHTDPAHRRRGLARAVMTTLATTAVARHTTTAHLAASPEGRPLYNSLGWTTLTPLLVARTTPP, encoded by the coding sequence GTGCACGACGAAGCCCTGACTCGTTGGCAGCGCGGGTGGTCTGCCGCCCGCGGCTGGAACGACGCGCAACGCGTCGACGACGTGGCGGTGGTGCGGGTGGGCGAACCGCAGCGCCGGGTCGAGTACGTCGCCACCGAGCCGAACGCGACCGCCGCCGCCCATCTCGCCCTGATCGACTGCAACCCGCCCGGTACGTCGTGGCTGAAGATCGCGACCGCCGAACCTGAACGAGTGGTGGGCGAACTCAGGCCGCTCGAGTACGTCCGCACCGAGTGGCTGATGACGATCTCCCTTCCGGATCAGGCACTCCACCCGGTGCCCGCGCCGTACGCGGTCGAGGTGACCGGCGGGCCGTCGCTGATCGACGTACGGATCTACGGGTACGGCGAACTCGCCGCCGGCGGCCGGATGTCGATCCTGCACACCGGCGCCGTCGCCGACATGATCCACACCGACCCGGCCCACCGCCGCCGCGGCCTCGCCCGCGCCGTCATGACCACCCTCGCCACCACCGCCGTCGCCCGCCACACCACCACCGCCCACCTGGCCGCCTCCCCCGAAGGCCGCCCCCTCTACAACTCCCTCGGCTGGACCACCCTCACCCCCCTACTCGTCGCCCGAACCACACCACCGTGA